In Hoplias malabaricus isolate fHopMal1 chromosome 6, fHopMal1.hap1, whole genome shotgun sequence, a single window of DNA contains:
- the zgc:153441 gene encoding retinol-DH_like_SDR_c domain-containing protein, whose amino-acid sequence MNQYISAGYLWEELKSNRLAKYGAVTAATAISLVLLRKWIGGGVCKSRVRLDGKTVVITGANTGIGKETARDMAKRGARVVMACRDLTRAEKSAAEIRMSTGNGNVVVRHLDLASLYSVRHFAHEYIATEDRLDILINNAGVMMCPYSLTEDGYETQFAVNHLGHFLLTILLLDLLKNSAPSRVVNVSSIAHKGGKIHFDDLNFNQTPYDSLVSYRQSKLANVLFTRELSRRTKGSGVTTYVLHPGVIRTKLGRYVEMRHPVVSALLSAPSILLMKTPKQGAQTTIYCAITEGLEKLSGCYFSDCKLMEPAPEAKDDLAAMRMWDVSAKLVGYKEED is encoded by the exons ATGAATCAGTATATCTCTGCTGGTTATCTGTGGGAGGAACTGAAGTCTAATCGTCTGGCCAAATATGGGGCAGTTACTGCAGCCACAGCTATTA GTTTGGTTTTGTTAAGAAAATGGATTGGAGGTGGAGTATGCAAGAGTCGTGTGAGATTAGATGGGAAGACAGTGGTCATTACTGGTGCCAACACTGGAATAGGAAAAGAGACAGCACGGGACATGGCAAAGAGag GTGCTCGAGTTGTGATGGCATGTCGAGACCTTACCAGAGCAGAAAAGTCTGCAGCAGAGATACGCATGTCCACAGGAAATGGCAATGTGGTGGTGCGTCACTTAGACCTGGCCTCCTTATATTCAGTTCGACACTTTGCACATGAATACATTGCCACAGAAGACAGACTGGACATATTAATCAACAATGCTG GTGTGATGATGTGCCCTTACAGTCTCACAGAGGATGGGTATGAAACTCAGTTTGCTGTCAATCATTTGGGTCATTTCCTCCTGACCATTTTGCTACTCGACCTGCTGAAGAACTCTGCCCCTAGCCGTGTTGTTAATGTGTCCAGCATTGCTCACAAAGGAG GAAAGATACACTTTGATGACCTCAATTTCAACCAAACACCTTATGACTCTTTGGTCAGTTATAGGCAGAGCAAACTGGCCAATGTGCTCTTTACTCGAGAACTCTCTCGGCGTACCAAAG GTTCTGGAGTAACCACTTATGTTTTGCACCCTGGAGTGATCCGCACTAAGCTGGGTCGTTATGTGGAAATGCGGCATCCTGTGGTTAGTGCGCTGTTGTCTGCTCCTTCCATCCTGCTAATGAAGACCCCCAAACAGGGAGCACAGACCACCATCTACTGTGCCATCACTGAAGGACTGGAAAAACTAAGTGGTTGCTATTTTAG TGACTGCAAGCTAATGGAACCAGCACCTGAGGCTAAAGATGATCTTGCTGCTATGAGGATGTGGGATGTCAGTGCTAAGCTTGTGGGCTATAAAGAAGAGGACTAA